A window of the Desulfobacula toluolica Tol2 genome harbors these coding sequences:
- a CDS encoding DUF2231 domain-containing protein — translation MTEIIFEFLNKIGFTHPLHPALTHIPMGMVMGAVIFRLASFLPKLRFLAKTGYHCVVLGLLGVFPTAFTGYLDWQHTYMGQWEFLIVLKMILAVILTVVLAIIVITDDPENPKFDKKTLFYIVIVFLAVGLGFSGGELQYG, via the coding sequence ATGACGGAAATTATTTTTGAGTTTCTAAACAAAATCGGATTCACTCATCCTCTTCATCCTGCATTAACTCATATTCCCATGGGAATGGTAATGGGAGCGGTCATTTTCCGGCTGGCCTCTTTTCTGCCCAAATTGAGATTTCTGGCAAAAACGGGGTATCATTGTGTTGTGTTAGGGCTTTTAGGGGTGTTTCCAACCGCTTTTACAGGTTACCTGGACTGGCAGCATACCTATATGGGGCAGTGGGAATTTTTGATTGTTTTGAAAATGATTCTTGCAGTTATTCTGACTGTTGTCCTTGCGATTATTGTCATTACAGATGATCCTGAAAACCCTAAGTTTGATAAAAAGACGCTTTTTTATATTGTTATCGTTTTTTTGGCCGTCGGTCTTGGATTTTCAGGCGGTGAACTTCAATATGGATAA
- a CDS encoding DOMON domain-containing protein: protein MTKNYFIISIAATVFFLSLLPLYAMDYQHTLEVKDMQFSWTIEGEQIHVQMSAKTTGWVAVGFDPEKAMQGANIIIGAVKEGKFKVEDHYGNRKRGHKSDEEMGGKNDVLNPAGSEADGITTISFSLPLDTGDAYDKPIKQEGTTKVMLAYGAGKDSFRNRHPFRTIYEINFSTGENKKIK, encoded by the coding sequence ATGACGAAAAATTATTTTATTATTTCAATTGCGGCAACTGTATTTTTTTTAAGTTTGTTGCCGTTGTACGCAATGGACTACCAGCATACCCTTGAAGTAAAAGATATGCAATTTTCATGGACCATTGAAGGAGAACAGATCCATGTCCAAATGTCAGCAAAGACAACCGGCTGGGTAGCGGTTGGATTTGATCCGGAAAAGGCCATGCAGGGAGCCAATATTATTATTGGCGCGGTCAAGGAGGGTAAGTTCAAAGTTGAAGATCATTATGGCAACAGGAAAAGAGGGCACAAAAGTGATGAGGAAATGGGAGGGAAAAATGATGTACTGAATCCTGCAGGCTCAGAAGCAGACGGGATCACAACCATTTCATTTTCATTGCCCCTGGATACGGGTGACGCCTATGATAAACCCATTAAACAGGAAGGAACAACAAAAGTGATGCTGGCTTATGGTGCAGGAAAAGATTCTTTCAGAAACCGCCATCCCTTTCGTACCATTTATGAAATTAATTTTTCAACTGGTGAAAACAAGAAGATTAAATGA